The window ATTGCACCGCCCGCTTCATCGCCCGGCGGAAGGCGACGCGACGCTCGAGCTGCTGGGCGATGCCCTCGGCCACCAGCTTCGCGTCGATCTCCGGCTTGCGGATCTCCAGGATGTTGAGATGCACTTCGGAGCCGGTCATCTTCGCCAGATCGGCGCGCAGCTTCTCGATGTCGGCGCCCTTCTTGCCGATGACCACGCCCGGCCGCGCCGTATGGATGGTCACCCGCGCCTTCTTCGCCGGCCGCTCGATCACCACCCGGCTGATGCCCGCCTGAGCCAGGCGCTCGAACAGGTAGCCGCGCAGCTTCAGATCCTCGTGCAGCATCGAGGCATAGTCGCGTTTGGCGAACCACCTGGAATCCCAGGTGCGGTTGATGCCGACCCTGAGCCCGATCGGATTGACCTTATGTCCCATCAGGCGACCTCCTCACGCTCACGCTCGTGCACGACCACCGTCAGGTGGCTGAACGGCTTTTCGATACGCGCGCCGCGACCGCGGGCGCGGGCGTGGAAACGCTTCATCACCATCCCGCGGCCGACCGTGGCCTCCTTCACATAGAGCCGGTCGACGTCGAGCTGATGGTTGTTCTCGGCATTGGCGATGGCGGCCTGCAGCGCCTTGCGCACGGCAAGCGCGATGCGCCGCTTCTCGAAGGCGAGCCGGGCGAGCGCGGCGCTGGCCGACAGGCCGCGGATCGATTCTGCGACCAAGTTCAGCTTGCGCGCGCTGCCGCGCACGTTCTTCAGCACGGCCAAGGCCTCGGTTTCGCCGACGCGTCGTTCGGCTTGCGGCTTGCCCATGGCGTCAGGCCCTCTTCACTTTCTTGTCGGCCGCATGGCCGTAGAAGGTGCGGGTGGGCGAGAACTCGCCGAACCGGTGGCCGACCATGTTCTCCGTCACCAAGACCGGCACGAATTTGTGTCCGTTGTAGACGCCGAAGGTGAGGCCGACGAACTGCGGCAGGATCGTGGACCGTCTGGACCAGATCTTGATCACCTCGTTGCGTCCCGAGGCCCGCGACGCCTCAGCCTTCTTCAGGAGAAAGCCGTCGACGAACGGGCCCTTCCAAACCGAGCGAGCCACTAGCTTCTCCTCTACTTCTTGCCGCGCCGGCGGACGATGAACTTATCGGTCCGCTTGTTGTTGCGCGTCTTCGTGCCCTTGGTGCCCTTGCCCCAGGGGGTGACCGGGTGGCGACCACCCGAGGTCTTGCCTTCGCCGCCGCCGTGGGGGTGATCGATGGGATTCATCGCCACGCCGCGCACCGATGGCTTGATACCGAGCCAGCGCGACCGTCCGGCCTTGCCGAGGACGATGTTCTGCTGATCGGGGTTCGAGACCGCGCCGATCGTGGCCATGCAGTCGGCACGCACCATCCTGGTCTCGCCCGATGACAGCCGCAGCATGGCGTAGCCGGCATCGCGGCCGACGAGCTGGCAGTAGTTACCGGCAGCGCGCGCAATCTGGCCGCCCTTGCCCACCTTCATCTCGACATTGTGGACGATGGTGCCGACCGGGATGTTCTTCAGCGGCAACGCATTGCCGGGCTTGATGTCGACCCGTTCGCCCGCGACCACCTTGTCGCCGGCCTTCAGGCGCTGCGGGGCGAGGATGTAGGCGAGCTCGCCGTCCTCGTACTTCACCAGCGCGATGAAGGCGCTGCGGTTCGGATCGTATTCCAGCCGCTCCACGGTCGCCTGCATGTCGAACTTGCGACGCTTGAAATCGATGACCCGGTAGCGCTGCTTGTGGCCGCCCGCCTTGCGCCAGGCGGTGATGCGGCCGAGATTGTTGCGGCCGCCGGTCTTGCGCTTGCCCTCGGTCAAAGCCTTGACCGGCTTGCCCTTCCACAACTCCGAACGATCGACCAGCACCAGCTGTCGAGTCGACGGCGTTACCGGCT is drawn from Pseudomonadota bacterium and contains these coding sequences:
- the rplV gene encoding 50S ribosomal protein L22, whose product is MGKPQAERRVGETEALAVLKNVRGSARKLNLVAESIRGLSASAALARLAFEKRRIALAVRKALQAAIANAENNHQLDVDRLYVKEATVGRGMVMKRFHARARGRGARIEKPFSHLTVVVHEREREEVA
- the rpsC gene encoding 30S ribosomal protein S3, which encodes MGHKVNPIGLRVGINRTWDSRWFAKRDYASMLHEDLKLRGYLFERLAQAGISRVVIERPAKKARVTIHTARPGVVIGKKGADIEKLRADLAKMTGSEVHLNILEIRKPEIDAKLVAEGIAQQLERRVAFRRAMKRAVQSAMRLGAQGIRINCGGRLGGAEIARVEWYREGRVPLHTLRADVDYGQATAKTTYGTCGVKVWVFKGEILAHDPMAQDKRLNEQQQQQTTTRS
- the rpsS gene encoding 30S ribosomal protein S19, with protein sequence MARSVWKGPFVDGFLLKKAEASRASGRNEVIKIWSRRSTILPQFVGLTFGVYNGHKFVPVLVTENMVGHRFGEFSPTRTFYGHAADKKVKRA
- the rplB gene encoding 50S ribosomal protein L2, with product MALKSYKPVTPSTRQLVLVDRSELWKGKPVKALTEGKRKTGGRNNLGRITAWRKAGGHKQRYRVIDFKRRKFDMQATVERLEYDPNRSAFIALVKYEDGELAYILAPQRLKAGDKVVAGERVDIKPGNALPLKNIPVGTIVHNVEMKVGKGGQIARAAGNYCQLVGRDAGYAMLRLSSGETRMVRADCMATIGAVSNPDQQNIVLGKAGRSRWLGIKPSVRGVAMNPIDHPHGGGEGKTSGGRHPVTPWGKGTKGTKTRNNKRTDKFIVRRRGKK